The Equus caballus isolate H_3958 breed thoroughbred chromosome 22, TB-T2T, whole genome shotgun sequence genome window below encodes:
- the LOC100053159 gene encoding LOW QUALITY PROTEIN: signal-regulatory protein beta-1-like (The sequence of the model RefSeq protein was modified relative to this genomic sequence to represent the inferred CDS: substituted 1 base at 1 genomic stop codon), translated as MPGPASRIHRPPPCLLLTLLLGLTGAAGEELQVNQPDKSVSVAAGETATLRCTMTSLNPEGPVQWFRGKGPGRKLIYNFKGGPFPRVTTVSDHTKKNNRNFSIRIRNITPADTGIYYCVKFQKGKLDKDFKSGPGTQLTVSAKCSTHLPLTPPTVLSGPTARAPPKQTGSFTCESHGFSPRNITLKWFKNGNELPISQTNVDPEGDSVSCSISSTAHVLLALGDVCSXVICEVAHVTLQGVPPLRGMANLSETIRVPPTLEVSQHPMAGNLVNVTCQANKFYPPRLKLTWLENGNVTRTETASTLIENKDGTFNWTSWLLVNSSTHREDVVLTCQVERDGQPAISKQHTLKASAHQKEQDTGGTPGLELSTGPLVVLLLGITVLLAIVVSAIYIHRKRRA; from the exons ATGCCCGGCCCTGCCTCCCGGATCCACCGCCCTCCTCCTTGCCTGCTGCTGACTCTGCTGCTGGGACTCACAG GAGCAGCAGGTGAGGAGCTGCAGGTGAATCAGCCTGACAAGTCAGTGTCGGTCGCAGCTGGAGAGACGGCCACTCTGCGCTGCACTATGACCTCCCTGAACCCCGAGGGGCCCGTCCAGTGGTTCAGGGGGAAAGGGCCAGGCCGGAAGTTAATCTACAATTTCAAAGGAGGCCCCTTCCCCCGAGTGACAACTGTTTCAGAccacacaaagaaaaacaacaggaaCTTTTCCATCCGCATCAGAAACATCACCCCAGCAGACACTGGTATCTACTATTGTGTGAAGTTCCAGAAGGGGAAACTTGACAAGGATTTTAAGTCTGGACCAGGCACCCAGCTCACCGTGAGTG CCAAATGCTCTACCCACCTTCCCCTCACTCCCCCCACCGTGCTTTCAGGCCCCACGGCGAGGGCCCCACCCAAGCAGACAGGGAGCTTCACCTGCGAGTCCCACGGCTTCTCCCCCAGAAACATCACCCTGAAATGGTTCAAAAATGGCAATGAGCTCCCAATCTCCCAGACCAATGTGGACCCAGAAGGAGACAGCGTGTCCTGCAGCATCTCCAGCACAGCACACGTGCTGCTGGCCCTGGGGGATGTTTGCTCCTAGGTCATTTGTGAGGTGGCCCACGTCACCCTGCAGGGGGTCCCTCCTCTTCGTGGGATGGCCAACTTGTCTGAGACCATCCGAG TTCCGCCCACCTTGGAGGTTTCCCAACACCCCATGGCAGGGAACCTGGTGAACGTCACCTGCCAGGCGAACAAGTTCTACCCTCCGCGCCTAAAGCTGACCTGGTTGGAGAATGGAAACGTGACCCGAACAGAAACAGCCTCAACCCTCATAGAGAACAAGGATGGGACGTTTAACTGGACAAGCTGGCTGCTGGTGAACTCATCTACCCACAGGGAGGATGTGGTGCTCACCTGCCAGGTGGAGCGTGACGGACAGCCGGCGATCAGCAAACAGCATACGCTGAAGGCCTCTGCCCACCAAAAGGAGCAGGACACAGGTGGAACCCCTG